One window from the genome of Oryza glaberrima chromosome 3, OglaRS2, whole genome shotgun sequence encodes:
- the LOC127765486 gene encoding zinc finger protein 1-like gives MSSASSMEALHAAVLKEEQQQHEVEEATVVTSSSATSGEEGGHLPQGWAKRKRSRRQRSEEENLALCLLMLARGGHHRVQAPPPLSASAPPPAGAEFKCSVCGKSFSSYQALGGHKTSHRVKLPTPPAAPVLAPAPVAALLPSAEDREPATSSTAASSDGMTNRVHRCSICQKEFPTGQALGGHKRKHYDGGVGAGAGASSTELLATVAAESEVGSSGNGQSATRAFDLNLPAVPEFVWRPCSKGKKMWDDEEEVQSPLAFKKPRLLTA, from the coding sequence ATGTCGAGCGCGTCGTCCATGGAAGCGCTCCACGCCGCGGTGCTcaaggaggagcagcagcagcacgaggtggaggaggcgacggtcGTGACGAGCAGCAGCGCCACGAGCGGGGAGGAGGGCGGACACCTGCCGCAGGGGTGGGCGAAGCGGAAGCGGTCGCGCCGCCAGCGATCGGAGGAGGAGAACCTCGCGCTCTGCCTCCTCATGCTCGcccgcggcggccaccaccgcgtccaggcgccgcctccgctctcGGCTTCGGCGCCCCCGCCGGCAGGTGCGGAGTTCAAGTGCTCCGTCTGCGGCAAGTCCTTCAGCTCCTACCAGGCGCTCGGCGGCCACAAGACGAGCCACCGGGTCAAGCTGCCGACTCCGCCCGCAGCTCCCGTCTTGGCTcccgcccccgtcgccgccttgcTGCCTTCCGCCGAGGACCGCGAGCCAGCCACGTCAtccaccgccgcgtcctccgACGGCATGACCAACAGAGTCCACAGGTGTTCCATCTGCCAGAAGGAGTTCCCCACCGGGCAGGCGCTCGGCGGGCACAAGAGGAAGCACTACGACGGTGGCgtaggcgccggcgccggcgcatcTTCAACCGAGCTCCTGGCCACGGTGGCCGCCGAGTCCGAGGTGGGAAGCTCCGGCAACGGCCAGTCCGCCACCCGGGCGTTCGACCTCAACCTCCCGGCCGTGCCGGAGTTCGTGTGGCGGCCGTGCTCCAAGGGCAAGAAGATGtgggacgacgaggaggaggtccaGAGCCCCCTCGCCTTCAAGAAGCCCCGGCTTCTCACCGCGTAA
- the LOC127767286 gene encoding transcription factor BHLH089-like, producing MFPRSKKAPLFSLHCRMSQDELQQPGQVQWTPAPEEKSEIAVQFFTAPYPCQNGQLDHGEHHALGGIGACSSVHWQPDRATCYWPPPLSGDGGGGSGSGSSGTGEGGYIGERCYYVGEPDVPIGLNLLVGDNDGAGVVLRDAAPQAKRRTQAGHGGDLGRQKKKARVSDKRNQESMQSGSCSDNESNCSQVNRRKVDRVAGGGNGKVPARRRSATIAQSLYARRRRERINGRLRILQKLVPNGTKVDISTMLEEAVHYVKFLQLQIKMLSSDELWMYAPIVYNGMDLGIDLNISPPR from the exons ATGTTTCCAAGATCAAAGAAAGCTCCATTGTTTTCTCTGCATTGCAGAATGTCACAAGACGAACTGCAGCAACCAGGTCAGGTGCAGTGGACGCCGGCGCCGGAAGAGAAGTCGGAGATCGCGGTGCAGTTCTTCACCGCGCCGTACCCTTGCCAGAACGGCCAGCTTGATCACGGCGAGCACCATGCACTAGGTGGCATTGGAGCGTGCAGCTCCGTGCATTGGCAACCTGACCGTGCCACGTGCTACTGGCCGCCGCCTCTcagtggggacggcggcggcggcagcggcagcggcagctccGGCACCGGCGAAGGCGGCTACATCGGCGAGCGCTGCTACTACGTCGGCGAGCCCGACGTGCCCATCGGCCTCaacctcctcgtcggcgacaATGACGGCGCCGGAGTAGTACTCCGTGACGCGGCGCCGCAGGCGAAGCGGAGGACTCAGGCCGGCCATGGAGGAGATCTTGGACGGCAGAAGAAGAAAGCTCGAGTTTCAGATAAG CGGAATCAGGAGAGTATGCAGAGCGGCAGCTGCTCCGACAACGAGTCCAATTGCTCCCAAGTGAACCGCCGCAAGGTGGAtcgtgtcgccggcggcggaaacGGGAAGGTTCCGGCTCGCCGGAGGTCGGCGACCATTGCCCAGAGCCTCTATGCAAGG agaagaagagagaggatcaATGGGAGGCTCCGGATTTTGCAGAAGCTGGTACCTAATGGAACCAAA GTGGATATCAGCACAATGCTTGAGGAGGCCGTCCATTACGTGAAGTTCTTGCAGCTACAGATCAAG ATGCTTAGCTCTGATGAGCTGTGGATGTACGCACCGATTGTTTACAATGGCATGGACTTGGGAATTGATCTGAATATCTCCCCTCCCCGGTGA
- the LOC127767284 gene encoding mitogen-activated protein kinase kinase kinase 5-like — protein sequence MRWWKRSVSPSPSPSSSSASASTPASPARASTSRVGGGGGGGVPSRRRDVVGFGWGGGSDPQPRLTRQRRLRHVDDIEVGVSALGLDSSPSPAAPSSCPSSRDSVGFGLLTASSTPISRTASNMEVAPPRSSSSPVLLPHPLPLPDEGDSPCRGSGRPLPSPKLFEGDCNGSAVESNLLGVSEIGSDRASLFPRVMAKTVQKNPEHGDLRSNGTNGITCGQRRKAFKEKLQDKSSAETLTFRLNIPAKSAPSSGFSSPVQSPRRLSSVDFLSTATSTQGANLSSAQSVWSPDLYGSSPRCASPEKIMGSQERSPRSSPLRSPVLRSKNPSAPPSPMHPKLFLENHVSRPEGNGSVNFHPLPLPPASVSPKQTNFSHQPVPKVDAPSMAGQWQKGKLIGSGTFGCVYEAANRHTGALCAMKEVNIIPDDAKSAESLKQLEQEIKFLSQFKHENIVQYYGSEYIEDRFYIYLEYVHPGSINKYVNQHCGAMTESVIRSFTRHILKGLAFLHSQKIMHRDIKGANLLVDVNGVVKLADFGMAKHLSTAAPNLSLKGTPYWMAPEVVQATLVKDVGYDLAVDIWSLGCTIIEMFTGKPPWSGLEGPAAMFKVLHKDPSIPDSLSPEGKEFLRCCFRRNPAERPTASKLLEHPFVHNSNNFNQHSALHSPTGLKSTDTGHNARDKKSCKIVSCMRGKNMITTGETSSARSPGSLSNRVAVGLTALPNLETRSLSPTPMSLRSSPGSAAHTPSMHFSIAYHQPSPLPRPNGKEAINLFALKHDELPT from the exons ATGCGGTGGTGGAAGCGCTCGGTCTCCCCTTCCCCGTCCCCGTCCTCTtcgtccgcgtccgcgtccACGCCCGCGTCCCCGGCGCGGGCCTCGACCTCccgcgttggcggcggcggaggcggcggtgtccccagccgccgccgggatGTGGTGGGGTTTGGTTGGGGTGGGGGGAGTGATCCGCAGCCGCGGTTGACCAGGCAGAGGCGGCTGCGGCACGTCGACGACATCGAGGTCGGGGTCTCGGCGCTCGGGCTGGATTCCTCcccctcgcccgccgcgccctcGTCGTGCCCCTCCAGTAGGGATTCGGTGGGGTTCGGCCTCCTGACCGCGAGCTCCACGCCGATCTCGAGGACCGCGAGTAACATGGAGGTGGCGccgccgaggtcgtcgtcgtctcccgtgcTGCTGCCGCACCCGCTGCCCCTGCCCGATGAGGGGGACTCGCCCTGCCGCGGCTCCGGGAGACCCCTCCCGTCGCCCAAGCTATTCGAAGGAGACTGCAACGGGTCGGCCGTGGAGTCGAACTTGCTCGGGGTTTCCGAGATCGGGAGCGACAGAGCATCGTTGTTTCCGAG AGTGATGGCTAAAACGGTGCAAAAAAACCCTGAGCATGGTGACTTGCGATCAAATGGCACAAATGGGATTACCTGTGGACAACGGAGGAAGGCATTTAAAGAGAAATTACAGGATAAGAGCTCAGCTGAAACATTGACATTCAGATTGAACATACCCGCTAAAAGTGCTCCAAGCAGTGGATTTTCAAGCCCTGTACAGAGTCCTCGAAGACTGAGTAGTGTAGACTTTTTGTCCACTGCAACATCCACCCAAGGTGCCAATTTATCGTCAGCACAGTCAGTCTGGTCTCCTGATCTATATGGATCTTCACCTCGTTGTGCGTCACCTGAAAAAATTATGGGTAGTCAGGAGCGATCTCCTCGCTCCAGTCCATTGAGAAGCCCTGTTCTAAGATCAAAAAACCCAAGTGCACCTCCTTCACCAATGCATCCAAAGTTGTTCCTGGAGAACCATGTTTCTCGTCCTGAGGGCAATGGGAGTGTAAATTTCCATCCATTACCCCTCCCACCCGCCTCTGTAAGCCCAAAGCAGACGAATTTTAGTCACCAGCCAGTTCCAAAAGTTGATGCACCCTCAATGGCTGGTCAGTGGCAAAAAGGAAAGCTCATTGGCAGTGGAACATTTGGATGTGTATATGAGGCCGCCAATAG ACACACTGGAGCTCTGTGTGCCATGAAAGAGGTCAACATAATTCCCGATGATGCTAAATCAGCTGAGTCTCTCAAGCAATTGGAGCAG GAAATAAAATTTCTTAGTCAATTCAAGCATGAAAACATAGTGCAGTACTACGGCAGTGAATAT ATTGAAGATCGATTCTACATATACCTGGAATATGTTCACCCTGGTTCAATTAATAAATATGTTAATCAACATTGTGGAGCAATGACAGAATCAGTAATCCGCAGCTTCACCCGCCATATACTTAAAGGCCTTGCCTTTTTACATAGTCAGAAGATTATGCATAG AGATATCAAAGGAGCAAATTTGCTTGTTGATGTGAATGGTGTAGTCAAATTGGCTGACTTTGGAATGGCTAAGCAT tTGAGTACTGCAGCTCCTAATCTTTCACTGAAGGGAACTCCATACTGGATGGCTCCTGAG GTTGTTCAGGCTACACTTGTCAAAGATGTAGGGTATGATCTTGCTGTGGATATCTGGAGTCTAGGTTGCACAATTATTGAGATGTTCACAGGAAAGCCTCCTTGGAGTGGTCTTGAAGGG CCTGCTGCAATGTTTAAGGTGTTGCATAAAGATCCGTCAATTCCAGACAGTTTATCCCCGGAGGGGAAGGAATTTCTGAGATGCTGCTTCAGAAGAAATCCAGCTGAGAGACCAACAGCAAGCAAGTTGCTGGAGCATCCATTTGTCCACAATTCGAATAACTTCAACCAGCACAGTGCTTTACATTCTCCCACTGGACTTAAATCCACC GATACCGGTCACAATGCAAGAGACAAAAAGTCCTGTAAGATTGTTTCATGCATGAGGGGGAAAAATATGATTACAACTGG TGAAACAAGCAGTGCTAGATCTCCCGGTTCATTATCTAATCGGGTGGCAGTAGGCTTGACAGCCCTGCCAAATTTGGAAACTCGTAGCTTATCCCCTACGCCGATGAGTTTGAGGTCCAGTCCTGGCTCTGCGGCCCATACACCTAGTATGCACTTTTCTATCGCATACCATCAGCCTAGTCCATTGCCAAGGCCAAATGGAAAGGAAGCAATAAATTTGTTCGCCTTGAAGCATGACGAGCTGCCTACCTAA
- the LOC127767577 gene encoding upstream activation factor subunit spp27-like, producing MVSDSELVERLREVLRSSDLNTTTTAILRRRLEEDFGVDLSDKKLFIREQVDLLLSEVAGKAEQEEAEVPKEEEPETGAEAAGGEPGGAEGEGEEEEEEEEEEEEEEEEEEEDSSGSRKKRRSDGANTDGKRKGGGFTKLCSISPTLQEFVGASELARTEVVKKLWAYIRENNLQDPSNKRKILCDERLKKIFNVNSIDMFQMNKALTKHIWPLNSDGPVTSASPERSTPKEKPQKRERNEGKKQKGGSSGSGSGFLVPLQLSDDLVKFIGTGESMLSRSDVVKRMWDYIKENKLQDPSDRRKIICDEKLKDLLQVESFNGFTVSKLLAPHFTKTK from the exons atggtgTCGGACTCGGAGCTGGTGGAGCGGCTGCGGGAGGTGCTGCGGTCGTCCGACCTTAACACCACCACTACCGCcatcctgcgccgccgcctcgaggagGACTTCGGCGTCGACCTCTCCGACAAGAAGCTCTTCATCCGCGAGCAggtcgacctcctcctctccgagGTCGCCGGCAAGGccgagcaggaggaggcggaggtgcccaaggaggaggagcccgaGACCGGGGCGGAGGCCGCGGGTGGAGAGCCAGGGGGCGctgaaggggagggggaagaagaggaggaggaagaggaagaggaggaggaggaggaggaggaggaggaggaagacagtAGCGGCAGCCGGAAGAAGCGGCG ATCAGATGGAGCCAATACTGATGGCAAGAGAAAAGGTGGTGGCTTCACCAAATTATGTAGCATTTCCCCAACGCTTCAAGAGTTTGTTGGTGCCTCTGAGTTAGCTAGGACAGAG GTAGTCAAGAAGCTTTGGGCATATATCCGAGAAAATAACTTGCAAGACCCAAGCAATAAGAGGAAGATTCTGTGTGATGAGAGATTGAAGAAGATCTTCAATGTCAACTCCATCGATATGTTCCAAATGAATAAAGCATTGACGAAACACATATGGCCATTGAATTCTGATg GTCCTGTGACCTCTGCCTCACCTGAGAGATCAACACCCAAAGAGAAGCCtcaaaagagagaaagaaatgaag GGAAGAAGCAAAAAGGTGGTTCTTCTGGGTCTGGATCTGGTTTTCTTGTGCCCCTTCAACTTTCGGATGATTTAGTGAAATTCATTGGCACTGGTGAGAGTATGCTTTCGCGATCTGATGTTGTGAAAAGAATGTGGGACTATATAAAAGAGAATAAATTACAG GATCCTTCTGACCGGAGGAAAATAATATGTGACGAGAAGCTGAAGGATCTATTGCAAGTTGAATCATTCAATGGCTTTACTGTTTCGAAGCTGCTTGCTCCCCATTTCACCAAGACAAAGTAG